A part of Chitinimonas koreensis genomic DNA contains:
- a CDS encoding NarK family nitrate/nitrite MFS transporter, which yields MSAHVLKRWEPENLGFWQQSGARIANRNLWISIPALMLAFSVWMLWSVVVVNLDKAGFQLSKNQMFWLTALPALSGATLRIFYSFLVPIFGGRRWTAISTASLLVPAIGMGFALRDPSTGFPTLLVLALLCGLGGGNFSSSMANISFFFPKSKKGLATGLNAGIGNLGVSLAQFAVPLVISFGLFGAFGGEPQQFAQGGVEKNIWLQNAGFFWVPFIAVASIAAWFGMNDIADARASFADQAVIFKRKHNWLMCWLYVGTFGSFIGFSAGLAMLTKSQFPGIDPTAYAFLGPLVGALARPLGGWVSDKLGGARVTLWTFAAMIVAVLGVLHYLPQGGQGGDFYGFLAMFIVLFALTGIGNGSTFRMIPVIFLTERQRAAQGQGEAAERRAVADAGKEAAAVLGFSGAIGAYGGFFIPKSFGTSLELTGSVEAALLCFIGFYLSCVVITWWWYARRNAPMPC from the coding sequence ATGTCTGCCCATGTGTTGAAACGCTGGGAGCCGGAGAACCTCGGCTTCTGGCAGCAAAGCGGCGCGCGCATCGCCAACCGCAATCTGTGGATCTCGATCCCGGCGCTGATGCTGGCCTTCAGCGTCTGGATGCTGTGGAGCGTGGTGGTGGTCAACCTCGACAAGGCCGGCTTCCAGCTGTCCAAGAACCAGATGTTCTGGCTCACCGCGCTGCCGGCGCTGTCCGGCGCCACGCTGCGCATCTTCTATTCCTTCCTGGTGCCGATCTTCGGCGGCCGGCGCTGGACCGCCATCTCGACCGCCAGCCTGCTGGTGCCGGCGATCGGCATGGGCTTCGCGCTGCGCGATCCGTCGACCGGCTTCCCGACGCTGCTGGTGCTGGCGCTGCTGTGCGGCCTCGGCGGCGGCAACTTCAGCTCCAGCATGGCCAACATCAGCTTCTTCTTCCCCAAGTCGAAGAAGGGCCTGGCCACCGGCCTCAACGCCGGCATCGGCAACCTCGGCGTGTCGCTGGCGCAGTTCGCGGTGCCGCTGGTGATCTCATTCGGCCTGTTCGGCGCCTTCGGCGGCGAGCCGCAGCAGTTCGCCCAGGGCGGCGTGGAGAAGAACATCTGGCTGCAGAACGCCGGCTTCTTCTGGGTGCCGTTCATCGCGGTCGCCAGCATCGCCGCCTGGTTCGGCATGAATGACATCGCCGACGCGCGCGCCTCGTTCGCCGACCAGGCGGTGATCTTCAAGCGCAAGCACAACTGGCTGATGTGCTGGCTCTACGTCGGCACCTTCGGCTCCTTCATCGGCTTCTCGGCCGGCCTGGCGATGCTGACCAAGTCGCAGTTCCCCGGCATCGATCCGACCGCCTATGCCTTCCTCGGCCCGCTGGTGGGCGCGCTGGCGCGGCCGCTCGGCGGCTGGGTGTCGGACAAGCTCGGCGGCGCCCGCGTCACGCTGTGGACCTTCGCCGCCATGATCGTCGCGGTGCTCGGCGTGCTGCACTACTTGCCGCAGGGCGGCCAGGGCGGCGATTTCTACGGCTTCCTGGCGATGTTCATCGTGCTGTTCGCGCTGACCGGCATCGGCAACGGTTCGACCTTCCGCATGATCCCGGTGATCTTCCTGACCGAGCGGCAGCGCGCGGCGCAAGGGCAGGGCGAAGCGGCCGAGCGCCGCGCCGTCGCCGACGCCGGCAAGGAAGCGGCGGCGGTGCTGGGCTTCTCCGGCGCGATCGGCGCCTACGGCGGCTTCTTCATCCCCAAGAGTTTCGGCACCTCGCTGGAGCTGACCGGCAGCGTCGAGGCCGCGCTGCTGTGCTTCATCGGCTTCTACCTGAGCTGCGTGGTCATCACCTGGTGGTGGTATGCGCGGCGCAATGCGCCGATGCCGTGCTGA